The following coding sequences are from one Lycium ferocissimum isolate CSIRO_LF1 chromosome 3, AGI_CSIRO_Lferr_CH_V1, whole genome shotgun sequence window:
- the LOC132049140 gene encoding transcription factor bHLH130, with amino-acid sequence MDSEFEKNQNNSGLLRFRSAPSSFLENFIDGVGNNGNMVTEDKGLVPKFNLAALNNQLVSQNSLDSKVFANLSSSSSNSQLPPQYPRQNTTTAHVGSNMDGGGYRVMGSLLGSNNQQGQNKLASNLMRQNSSPAGLFSHLNSQNGYATLKGGAGGYRMANGANVDSSPSSSRLKDHFIFPSGTPSSLGMLSRISEVDNESSIATAPDDENMGFPFTSWSDSSQFQETITGHKRELDNEGSKLFANAQMEELGNRPPILSHHLSLPKTPADIAAMEKLLHFQDTIPCKIRAKRGCATHPRSIAERVRRTRISERMRKLQELVPNMDKQTNTADMLDLAVEYIKGLQKQYKVLADCRANCKCSAMQKPD; translated from the exons ATGGACTCAGAGTTTGAGAAAAACCAGAATAATTCTGGTTTGTTAAGGTTTCGTTCAGCTCCAagttcttttcttgaaaatttcattgatggtgtTGGAAATAATGGAAATATGGTCACTGAAGATAAAGGGTTGGTCCCAAAATTCAATCTTGCTGCTTTAAATAACCAATTGGTGTCTCAGAATTCACTTGATAGTAAAGTGTTTGCAAATTtgagtagtagtagtagtaattcACAGTTGCCACCTCAATATCCGAGGCAAAATACTACTACTGCTCATGTGGGGTCTAATATGGATGGTGGTGGGTACAGGGTGATGGGATCATTATTGGGAAGTAATAATCAACAGGGGCAAAACAAATTGGCATCAAATCTTATGAGGCAAAACAGTTCTCCAGCTGGCTTATTCTCTCACCTCAATTCTCAAAATG GCTATGCCACGTTAAAAGGCGGTGCTGGAGGTTATAGAATGGCAAATGGTGCCAATGTAGATTCATCTCCATCTTCAAGCCGGTTGAAAGATCATTTTATCTTCCCATCCGGGACACCCTCTTCATTAGGAATGTTATCTCGAATCTCAGAGGTCGATAACGAGAGCAGCATAGCAACTGCCCCTGATGACGAGAATATGGGATTTCCTTTTACATCTTGGAGTGATTCCTCACAGTTTCAGGAGACTATAACAGGCCACAAAAGGGAGTTAGATAATGAGGGTAGTAAGCTTTTTGCTAATGCTCAG ATGGAAGAACTTGGAAATCGGCCTCCAATTTTGTCACACCACCTAAGTTTACCAAAGACACCAGCTGATATAGCAGCTATGGAGAAGTTATTGCATTTTCAAGACACTATTCCCTGTAAGATCCGTGCTAAACGTGGCTGTGCTACTCATCCTAGAAGCATTGCAGAAAGG GTGAGAAGAACGCGTATAAGCGAAAGAATGAGAAAGCTACAAGAGCTTGTTCCCAATATGGACAAG CAAACAAACACTGCAGACATGCTAGACTTGGCTGTCGAGTACATTAAAGGCCTCCAAAAACAGTACAAG GTACTCGCTGATTGTCGGGCGAATTGCAAATGCTCAGCAATGCAGAAGCCAGATTGA